One Polyangiaceae bacterium DNA segment encodes these proteins:
- a CDS encoding histidine phosphatase family protein gives MPPPPAKLELVLVRHGESVGNREGRMQGHRDYPLSPRGREQARELAAFFRQRGVSFSSAYTSPLSRAKETAQILCANLELPPAVEDADLKEITAGCLEGLDHSQIVERHPTFMQRGLEGLGDFSEFGGESYDDMQARVERLCAGLYARHDGQGERLLLVSHGGLLFQLAKHLISVPVPRVSILRYGNCTASLIRMRERRGTWLGELVWHVPLELYGTDPHRDVGALFR, from the coding sequence ATGCCCCCGCCCCCTGCCAAGCTGGAACTCGTCCTGGTGCGCCACGGCGAGAGCGTGGGCAATCGCGAGGGGCGAATGCAAGGCCACCGCGACTACCCGCTTTCCCCGCGAGGGCGCGAGCAGGCGCGGGAGCTGGCGGCATTCTTCCGCCAGCGCGGGGTGAGCTTCAGCAGCGCGTACACCTCGCCCCTGTCGCGCGCGAAGGAAACGGCGCAAATCCTCTGCGCGAACTTGGAGCTACCACCAGCTGTGGAAGATGCGGACCTGAAGGAGATCACCGCGGGCTGCCTGGAAGGACTGGACCATTCGCAGATCGTCGAGCGGCATCCCACCTTCATGCAACGAGGCTTGGAAGGGTTGGGCGACTTCTCGGAGTTTGGCGGAGAGAGCTACGACGACATGCAGGCGCGAGTGGAGCGGCTGTGCGCCGGACTGTATGCACGGCATGACGGCCAGGGCGAGCGCCTGCTGCTCGTCAGCCACGGCGGCCTGCTGTTCCAGCTGGCCAAGCATTTGATCAGCGTACCGGTGCCGCGGGTTTCGATCCTGCGCTACGGCAACTGCACCGCCAGCCTGATCCGCATGCGTGAGCGGCGCGGCACGTGGTTGGGGGAGCTAGTGTGGCACGTACCGCTCGAGCTCTACGGCACCGATCCGCATCGCGACGTCGGCGCGCTGTTTCGCTGA
- a CDS encoding DEAD/DEAH box helicase family protein, translating to MARLSFDQGTLVLEDVPTDVAADASLAWDPRSRCHRAPAAAYRALVTALTGAGLTLHDEARAYQELELVACVRRPPRPYQREALRAWNAQSGCGVVVLPTGAGKSHLATMAILAKQRSVLVVVPTLDLVRQWFDLLRHTFAREVGIVGGGEHSVRELTVTTYDSAYLHMQHFGNRFGLVVFDECHHLPGASYRLAAEQCLAPYRLGLSATPERADGLERELGSLIGPLVYEKPILELSGSYLADYETERIEVDLSPQEREEYEEARATYVAFLRGQGIQMSTPQGFSTFIMRASRSDAGRRALAAYRRQREISFAAHRKLDVLGDLLDEHRGERTLVFTQDNHTAYAVARRFLVPVITHQTRVRERSEILERFSSGAYTVLVTSKVLNEGVDVPDASVAVVLSGSGSVREHVQRLGRILRPKNGKRAVLYEVLSRHTAETRTSERRRAHDAYTR from the coding sequence ATGGCGCGGCTGAGCTTCGACCAGGGCACGCTCGTCCTCGAGGACGTGCCCACGGACGTGGCGGCGGACGCGTCGCTGGCCTGGGACCCTCGTAGCCGTTGCCACCGGGCACCGGCCGCGGCCTATCGAGCACTCGTGACCGCATTGACGGGAGCGGGTCTCACACTGCATGACGAAGCTCGTGCCTACCAGGAGCTCGAGTTGGTGGCATGCGTGCGCCGACCCCCGCGGCCCTACCAGCGGGAAGCCCTTCGCGCGTGGAACGCCCAGAGTGGCTGCGGCGTCGTGGTGCTGCCCACCGGTGCGGGCAAGTCGCATCTTGCGACGATGGCCATCCTGGCCAAGCAACGCAGCGTGCTGGTGGTCGTGCCCACTCTCGACTTGGTGCGCCAGTGGTTCGACTTGCTGCGCCACACCTTTGCACGGGAGGTGGGCATCGTCGGTGGCGGCGAGCACAGCGTTCGTGAGCTGACCGTCACCACCTACGACTCTGCGTATCTTCACATGCAGCATTTCGGCAACCGATTTGGCCTCGTGGTGTTCGACGAGTGTCATCACTTGCCCGGGGCGAGCTACCGGTTGGCCGCGGAGCAGTGCCTCGCTCCTTACCGCCTCGGACTCAGCGCTACTCCAGAGCGCGCGGATGGGCTGGAGCGCGAGCTGGGTAGTCTGATCGGGCCGCTGGTGTACGAAAAGCCGATCCTCGAGCTCAGCGGCAGCTACCTGGCCGACTATGAAACCGAGCGAATAGAAGTCGATCTGTCGCCCCAGGAGCGAGAGGAGTACGAAGAGGCACGCGCGACCTACGTGGCGTTCTTGCGCGGTCAGGGCATCCAGATGAGCACGCCCCAGGGCTTCTCGACCTTCATCATGCGGGCCAGTCGCAGCGATGCAGGTCGTCGTGCGCTGGCGGCGTACCGCCGGCAGCGGGAAATCAGTTTCGCGGCCCATCGCAAACTGGACGTTCTCGGTGACCTGCTCGACGAGCACCGCGGCGAACGCACACTGGTGTTCACCCAAGACAACCACACTGCTTATGCCGTGGCACGTCGCTTTCTCGTGCCGGTCATCACGCATCAAACGCGCGTGCGAGAACGCAGCGAGATTCTGGAGCGCTTCTCCTCGGGAGCGTACACCGTGCTCGTCACTTCCAAGGTGCTGAACGAAGGCGTGGACGTGCCCGATGCGAGCGTCGCGGTCGTGCTTTCAGGCAGTGGATCGGTGCGAGAACACGTGCAGCGCCTGGGGCGCATCCTGCGGCCAAAGAACGGCAAGCGCGCCGTGCTCTACGAGGTCCTGTCTCGCCACACCGCGGAGACCCGAACCAGCGAGCGGCGCCGTGCCCACGACGCCTATACCCGGTGA
- a CDS encoding M15 family metallopeptidase — translation MTRGAWFGLGAAVLVAVIVLDVWFMLRKSGSAAPTALAKEAATAAAPSPGAAAGSATASDIDFETDAATASLPLAPAPAAASADELFQDEQPEAPRPAPAPTPGAGSVRDAVSRGCSTSSVDGLSRQIIAQSRCIDAKAFVRVPTRPNLDVGSNVFLYMQADAREHFLRALAKRPKQKLKVNSALRTVAQQYLLRRWASDRRCGIKLASLPGESNHETGLALDIAEPGTWRKTLESEQFRWLGAIDRVHFDYTGPGAQSRANVDVKAFQQLWNLNHADDLLKVTGQYDSATEARLERSPARGFPKGAQCGR, via the coding sequence ATGACTCGCGGCGCCTGGTTCGGGCTCGGCGCGGCCGTTCTGGTCGCGGTGATCGTCCTCGACGTTTGGTTCATGCTGCGCAAGTCCGGATCCGCAGCGCCGACCGCGCTAGCAAAGGAAGCCGCCACGGCCGCCGCGCCATCGCCGGGCGCAGCCGCGGGCTCGGCCACAGCTTCGGACATCGACTTCGAGACCGACGCAGCCACCGCTTCGCTGCCTCTCGCGCCGGCCCCCGCGGCCGCCTCCGCCGACGAGTTGTTCCAGGACGAGCAACCCGAGGCGCCGCGACCGGCGCCCGCTCCGACCCCCGGCGCGGGTAGCGTGCGCGACGCCGTCTCGCGTGGGTGCTCGACGTCGAGCGTCGACGGCCTGAGCCGCCAAATCATCGCGCAGTCCCGTTGCATCGATGCGAAGGCGTTCGTACGCGTCCCGACGCGACCCAACCTCGATGTCGGTTCGAACGTGTTCCTGTACATGCAGGCTGACGCGCGCGAGCACTTCCTCCGCGCCCTGGCCAAGCGACCCAAGCAGAAGCTCAAGGTGAACAGCGCCCTGCGTACCGTTGCACAGCAATACCTCCTGCGACGCTGGGCGTCGGATCGACGCTGCGGCATCAAGCTCGCTTCTCTGCCGGGAGAGAGCAACCACGAGACGGGCTTGGCGCTCGATATCGCCGAACCGGGGACCTGGCGCAAGACCCTCGAGAGCGAGCAGTTCCGTTGGCTCGGCGCCATCGACCGCGTCCACTTCGACTACACCGGCCCGGGCGCACAATCCCGCGCCAACGTGGACGTCAAGGCGTTCCAGCAACTTTGGAACCTCAACCACGCAGACGATCTCTTGAAGGTGACCGGCCAGTACGACAGCGCCACCGAGGCCCGTCTCGAACGCTCCCCCGCTCGCGGATTCCCCAAAGGCGCGCAGTGTGGGCGCTAG
- a CDS encoding DUF790 family protein, with translation MLTPELAWVRRRGTELRCVTLTGPQRERALELGEALLLASEGAEGGRRGELQRTLDDVQGDARERKLVDGLRKLLLDGVDFEACSAEEAAELRRSVWEASAAARRGAQGFERSAVLAEVAASTGRTMEAIDEDLFADLRSEERVLSVRRPSPAALVERYELGTAQAVLLRATRVVAVVTGAGPDAYRALFRALKFRRLLHRIERVEAGYRIEIDGPFSLFDSVTRYGLALALALPALRQCGHLELSADVRWGKRREALTFRYEWTGDAPAPGVALSEDAQALYERLAPDKQGFVPRPCQDLLDLPGVGTIAPDLVLVNDKRGERVYLEILGYWSRDAVWKRIELARAGLGDEKIVFLVRERLRVSETLLDDTESAALYVYKNAPSASALMRKVRQVVRCEGL, from the coding sequence ATGCTGACTCCGGAATTGGCCTGGGTACGTCGACGCGGTACGGAGCTGCGCTGCGTGACGCTGACCGGGCCGCAGCGCGAGCGCGCCCTGGAGCTGGGCGAAGCGCTGCTGCTGGCCAGTGAGGGCGCCGAGGGAGGTCGTCGCGGGGAACTCCAGCGCACGCTGGACGACGTGCAGGGTGACGCCCGTGAACGCAAACTCGTGGACGGCCTTCGCAAGCTGCTACTGGATGGCGTGGACTTCGAAGCGTGCTCCGCGGAGGAAGCAGCGGAATTGCGTCGCTCGGTGTGGGAGGCATCGGCTGCGGCTCGACGAGGCGCTCAAGGGTTCGAACGCAGTGCAGTGCTCGCCGAAGTGGCTGCCAGCACTGGTCGCACGATGGAAGCCATCGACGAAGACCTGTTTGCGGATCTACGCAGCGAGGAGCGTGTGCTGTCGGTGCGGCGGCCATCCCCCGCAGCGCTCGTGGAGCGCTACGAACTCGGTACTGCGCAGGCGGTATTGCTGCGTGCCACTCGGGTCGTAGCAGTCGTGACCGGTGCTGGACCGGACGCCTACCGTGCGCTCTTTCGAGCCCTGAAGTTCCGCAGGTTGTTGCACCGCATCGAACGCGTGGAGGCCGGCTACCGCATCGAGATTGACGGCCCCTTTTCGCTGTTCGATTCGGTCACACGCTACGGCCTGGCGCTGGCCCTCGCGCTTCCAGCCCTGCGCCAGTGCGGCCACTTGGAACTCTCAGCAGACGTGCGCTGGGGCAAGCGCCGCGAAGCGCTGACCTTTCGCTACGAATGGACCGGGGACGCCCCGGCACCAGGGGTGGCGCTCAGCGAGGATGCCCAGGCGCTGTATGAGCGGCTCGCTCCGGACAAGCAAGGGTTCGTGCCCCGGCCGTGCCAGGACCTGCTGGACCTGCCTGGGGTGGGGACCATCGCTCCCGACTTGGTGCTGGTGAATGACAAGCGCGGCGAGCGCGTCTATCTTGAGATCTTGGGCTACTGGAGCCGGGACGCGGTTTGGAAGCGGATCGAGCTGGCGCGTGCCGGGCTTGGGGACGAGAAGATCGTGTTCTTGGTACGCGAGCGCTTGCGCGTGAGCGAGACGCTGCTGGACGACACCGAGTCAGCTGCCTTGTACGTGTACAAGAATGCTCCGAGCGCCAGCGCACTGATGCGCAAGGTCCGACAGGTGGTGCGGTGCGAAGGCTTGTAG